From Emcibacteraceae bacterium, the proteins below share one genomic window:
- a CDS encoding toll/interleukin-1 receptor domain-containing protein: MKAFISYSHQDEWALDELHKHLALLRREGKITAWFDREILPGSNIHIEISTNLVDSDLFLALVSPDFINSDYCYDKEMIKALELHKEGQLTVIPIIVEPCEWIKSPLSDLLALPKDGIAISTWTNKNTAWLDVVTGIRSIIENNVSTPVASKSSPPSNNPLSVARYKAKKDFDDIDKIHFKEKIFNQLKEFFRKAVAELDSIKGFKGSYTDIDAYTFTATIINRNLQNGTAHITVFINRESYGIGDISYSEDRPGTTRTTNGWFSVQNNDYELFLTSNIGWITQSEEKITNGEIAAKLLWERFIQRAGISYAD; encoded by the coding sequence ATGAAAGCTTTTATATCATATTCGCATCAGGATGAATGGGCACTTGATGAATTACACAAGCATTTAGCCTTATTAAGAAGAGAAGGAAAAATTACAGCTTGGTTTGATAGAGAAATTCTTCCTGGCAGTAACATTCATATAGAAATATCGACTAACCTTGTTGACTCTGACCTTTTTTTGGCTTTAGTGAGTCCTGATTTTATCAATTCTGACTATTGCTATGATAAAGAAATGATAAAGGCTTTAGAACTTCATAAAGAAGGCCAACTTACAGTTATTCCAATAATTGTAGAGCCATGCGAATGGATTAAATCACCTTTATCAGATTTACTTGCTTTGCCTAAAGATGGAATAGCCATATCAACTTGGACGAACAAAAATACAGCTTGGTTGGACGTAGTAACCGGAATAAGATCAATTATTGAAAATAACGTTTCAACACCTGTAGCAAGTAAATCATCTCCTCCATCAAATAATCCACTATCTGTCGCTCGATATAAGGCCAAAAAAGACTTTGATGATATTGATAAAATTCATTTTAAAGAAAAAATATTTAATCAATTAAAAGAGTTTTTTAGAAAAGCAGTTGCAGAACTTGATAGTATAAAAGGTTTTAAAGGTAGTTATACTGATATAGACGCATATACTTTCACTGCAACAATCATTAACAGAAATTTACAAAATGGAACAGCTCACATTACTGTATTTATAAATAGAGAGAGCTATGGAATTGGAGACATTTCATATTCGGAAGATCGCCCAGGGACTACCAGGACAACAAATGGCTGGTTTAGTGTTCAGAACAATGATTATGAACTGTTTTTAACTTCTAATATCGGCTGGATAACACAAAGTGAGGAAAAAATTACAAACGGAGAGATTGCGGCAAAATTACTTTGGGAAAGATTTATACAAAGAGCAGGAATTTCATATGCCGATTAA
- a CDS encoding HlyD family efflux transporter periplasmic adaptor subunit, whose translation MKKIKLYIKIALGVFAVGLLIFALIPARVPVDMDVVKRGDVLVTLDGEGKTKIHDIYVVYAPIEGRVTRIESEQGDSVTAGETVIANMKPADPHFIDSRTEIQTQADIQGAEAALGFEVAKLERAQAELDFAKAELARTQRLYDNGNVSIARLEQAQLTVRLRETELNTANSGMEVAKSTLAAAKARLVQPGTAADGTDSSNLIVRAPISGKVLRILHKSEGVIPSGTPLVEVGNPEDLEIVIEMLSRDAVKVKKGDMALIKRWGGSDDIRAQVRVVSPSGFTKISALGVEEQRVNIYLNFIDGPDKWQGLGDAFRVEASIIVDRADNVPYVPISALFRYEGKWSVFQVVDGRTVRTEVGIGRINDQIAEVVSGLTEGDTVVIHPGTDIDDDMRVVKR comes from the coding sequence ATGAAAAAAATTAAGCTTTATATCAAAATTGCTCTTGGTGTTTTTGCCGTCGGGCTGCTGATTTTCGCGCTGATTCCGGCCCGTGTTCCGGTCGATATGGATGTGGTCAAGCGCGGTGATGTGCTGGTGACCCTGGACGGGGAGGGAAAAACAAAAATCCATGATATTTATGTGGTCTATGCCCCGATTGAGGGCCGTGTGACAAGGATCGAAAGCGAACAGGGCGACAGTGTCACCGCCGGTGAAACCGTGATTGCCAACATGAAACCGGCTGATCCGCATTTTATCGACAGCCGCACCGAAATTCAGACACAGGCCGATATTCAGGGCGCGGAAGCGGCACTCGGGTTTGAGGTCGCGAAACTGGAACGCGCACAGGCGGAACTGGATTTCGCCAAAGCGGAACTGGCGCGGACCCAGCGGCTATATGATAACGGCAATGTATCGATCGCCCGGCTTGAACAAGCGCAATTAACGGTAAGACTTCGTGAAACCGAGCTTAACACCGCCAATTCAGGGATGGAGGTTGCGAAGAGCACCCTTGCCGCCGCCAAAGCCCGTTTGGTCCAGCCCGGCACCGCGGCTGACGGCACCGACAGTAGCAATCTGATTGTCCGTGCGCCGATCTCTGGTAAAGTCTTACGCATACTGCATAAGTCCGAAGGGGTGATCCCCTCCGGCACACCTTTGGTGGAGGTCGGAAACCCCGAAGACCTTGAAATCGTCATTGAAATGCTGTCCCGCGACGCGGTCAAGGTGAAAAAGGGCGACATGGCACTCATTAAACGCTGGGGCGGGTCGGACGATATCCGTGCCCAGGTGCGGGTGGTGTCCCCGTCGGGCTTTACCAAAATTTCCGCGCTGGGGGTGGAGGAACAACGGGTGAATATTTATCTTAACTTCATCGACGGTCCCGATAAATGGCAGGGGCTTGGAGACGCCTTTAGGGTCGAGGCCAGCATCATCGTTGACCGCGCCGACAATGTGCCCTACGTGCCGATCAGCGCGCTGTTCCGGTACGAGGGCAAATGGAGCGTCTTTCAGGTGGTTGATGGCCGCACGGTCAGGACAGAGGTCGGAATCGGCCGTATCAATGACCAGATCGCCGAAGTGGTTTCGGGCTTAACAGAGGGCGACACCGTCGTCATCCACCCCGGCACCGACATTGACGACGACATGCGGGTTGTGAAGCGGTAG
- a CDS encoding FtsX-like permease family protein: MTIPKIFTRSGGKMRQVITAMNRKLLRDLWNIKGQLVAIIFVMASGIMSFVLSFGVIDSLALGRDVYYDRYEFADVWASAKRVPEGVKEQIAEINGVAQIETRVTFGATVQVEGMDVPASGRILSYPDEREPLLDKLYLKSGRLLNPDEEDAILASEAFVVAHQFTLGDHIDMVVNGKKRSLKIVGIVLSPEYVYSLGPGALFPDDKRFGVFWMSRRALEAAVNMDGAFNNVALSLSRDANVEEVKAEFDRILKPYGGLISFDRSEQMSNWYVENELTQLKTTGTITPIIFLCVAAFLVNVVMTRQVATQRVQIGMLKAVGYSNAELAAHYLKMVMVVVVIGSILGLAGGVWLGSGLLNMYSQFFRFPYLHYTYSVDIMILSVGFCAAAATAGTWIAMKQAADLPPAEAMRPEAPTEFKETILERLDIDKFFSFLSRIVLRQLERRPIRAFLSAVGVGFALAILVFANSMTDSMNYMMDVQYNIGNRETVLLGFVEPRGISALEEIKLMPGVMKVEPLRDIPVLLKHGHLSKRTGISGIRPDPDLHRVLDQSLKPVDVSGGGLVMSRKLAELLGAKVGDMVDVDVLEERRPQLSLPISAIYDEFMGIGAYMDIDRLNSLLNEGPVVTGAALQTDPNWNGPLYQNIKDVPAIISMAIMVRMREIFEQIMDENMMRMMAVYIVFAGVIAFGVIYNTARIAFSERSRELAALRVLGLTKGEVAYILFGELGFVVMVAIPMGLFIGYGLCAGMVAALDTELFRMPLYIKNDTYAYAVIVVLVSALVSFYLVWRQVDKIDLVAAQKGVE; the protein is encoded by the coding sequence ATGACCATCCCAAAGATATTCACGAGATCGGGTGGTAAAATGCGTCAGGTGATTACAGCCATGAACCGGAAACTGCTTCGTGATCTTTGGAATATCAAAGGCCAGCTGGTGGCGATCATTTTTGTGATGGCGTCGGGGATTATGTCATTCGTGCTGTCATTCGGGGTGATTGACAGTCTGGCGCTCGGCCGTGATGTTTATTATGACCGTTATGAATTTGCCGATGTCTGGGCCAGCGCCAAACGGGTACCGGAAGGGGTTAAGGAACAGATCGCCGAAATAAACGGCGTGGCGCAGATTGAAACCCGGGTCACCTTCGGCGCCACGGTGCAGGTGGAGGGGATGGACGTTCCCGCCAGCGGGCGGATACTGTCCTACCCGGATGAGCGGGAACCGCTCTTGGATAAACTCTACCTAAAAAGCGGAAGATTGCTCAACCCGGATGAAGAGGATGCGATCCTCGCCAGTGAGGCTTTTGTGGTGGCGCATCAGTTCACCCTTGGCGATCATATCGATATGGTGGTGAATGGCAAAAAACGGTCGCTTAAAATTGTCGGCATTGTGCTGAGCCCCGAATATGTCTATAGCCTTGGCCCCGGGGCGCTTTTCCCTGATGATAAACGCTTCGGGGTGTTCTGGATGAGCCGCCGTGCGCTTGAAGCGGCGGTCAATATGGACGGGGCCTTTAACAATGTGGCCCTGAGCCTTAGCCGCGATGCCAATGTGGAGGAGGTAAAAGCGGAGTTCGACCGGATATTAAAGCCATATGGCGGGCTGATTTCCTTTGACCGTTCGGAACAGATGTCCAACTGGTATGTGGAAAATGAACTGACCCAGTTAAAAACAACGGGGACGATCACCCCGATTATATTCCTGTGTGTGGCGGCATTCCTGGTCAATGTGGTGATGACACGGCAGGTCGCGACCCAGCGGGTCCAGATCGGTATGCTGAAGGCGGTCGGATATTCCAATGCGGAGCTGGCGGCACATTATCTTAAAATGGTGATGGTGGTTGTGGTGATTGGCTCAATCCTTGGCCTTGCCGGGGGTGTGTGGCTTGGCTCGGGGCTCTTAAATATGTACAGCCAGTTTTTCCGCTTTCCCTATCTTCATTATACCTATTCCGTCGATATCATGATTTTATCGGTCGGTTTCTGCGCCGCGGCCGCGACGGCGGGCACATGGATCGCCATGAAACAGGCCGCCGACCTTCCCCCGGCGGAGGCGATGAGGCCCGAAGCCCCCACCGAATTTAAGGAAACCATCCTCGAGCGGCTTGATATTGATAAATTTTTCTCCTTTCTTTCAAGGATTGTGCTCAGGCAGCTGGAAAGGCGGCCGATCCGGGCGTTCCTAAGCGCGGTCGGGGTCGGCTTTGCGCTGGCGATCCTTGTGTTTGCCAACAGCATGACCGACAGCATGAATTATATGATGGATGTTCAGTATAATATCGGCAACCGGGAAACGGTGCTGCTTGGCTTTGTTGAACCGCGGGGCATTTCCGCGCTCGAGGAAATAAAACTGATGCCCGGGGTGATGAAGGTCGAACCGCTTCGCGATATTCCGGTGCTGCTTAAACATGGTCATTTAAGCAAACGGACCGGCATTTCGGGGATCAGGCCGGATCCGGACCTGCACCGCGTATTGGACCAGAGCTTAAAACCGGTCGATGTTTCGGGCGGCGGGCTGGTAATGTCGAGAAAACTGGCCGAGCTGCTCGGCGCCAAGGTCGGCGATATGGTTGATGTTGATGTGCTGGAAGAACGCAGGCCGCAGCTGAGCTTGCCGATTTCGGCGATCTATGATGAATTTATGGGGATTGGCGCCTATATGGATATTGACCGGCTTAATTCGCTGCTTAACGAAGGCCCGGTGGTGACCGGTGCGGCGCTCCAGACCGACCCCAACTGGAACGGGCCATTATACCAGAATATCAAAGATGTTCCCGCCATTATCAGCATGGCGATCATGGTTCGCATGCGGGAAATTTTTGAACAGATCATGGACGAAAACATGATGCGGATGATGGCGGTTTATATTGTGTTTGCCGGGGTTATTGCCTTTGGCGTTATTTATAACACGGCGCGGATTGCCTTTTCCGAACGATCGCGGGAACTGGCGGCGCTTCGCGTGCTGGGTCTTACCAAGGGCGAGGTCGCCTATATCCTGTTCGGGGAGCTTGGCTTTGTCGTCATGGTGGCGATCCCCATGGGGCTTTTTATCGGCTATGGGTTATGCGCAGGGATGGTGGCGGCGCTTGATACCGAACTGTTCCGAATGCCGCTTTATATAAAAAATGATACATATGCCTATGCGGTGATTGTGGTGCTGGTCAGTGCGCTGGTCTCTTTTTACCTTGTCTGGCGGCAGGTGGATAAAATTGACCTTGTCGCTGCGCAAAAAGGGGTTGAATGA